The Ctenopharyngodon idella isolate HZGC_01 chromosome 19, HZGC01, whole genome shotgun sequence genomic sequence GTGAGTAGAATGTAGTAAACTGTTTATTCACAAATAGTGATGGCAGGTGAAGAAACGAACACAAcctggggtgcatttcccaaaagcatcgttagtcaACTATGGTGGTAactcccattgaactctattggtaacgacggaacttgcgaccatcgttcgctttgggaaacgcaccccagagcgGGTGAGAAACAGTCCAATAAAGCACAGAGCACCACACACACCTTTTACGATCGCTGTAGAAGAATGTATACAATATCTCTTGTCTCTGCAGGTGGATGTCGGACGAGATACGAGCTACCGGGACCCAAAAAGTGTGTCAGAGGTAGACCAGGCAAGGAAGGTGTGTGTGATGCAGGCTTAAATGCAGGAATGGTGATGAGATGATTGAACGAAGATCAATGGCTGGTGACTTAATAAAATTTACTGaccaaaactattttttaccagccatgaaacaaaaaaaaggcAATTATGAGACCAATATTTTAGATGCTAGTGAAAATGTACAATCCTCTATTCCAATTTCGAGACCACGGCTAAAAACTACTAGCTTatctaatataattttaatagcctacatttttaaagacaagtaaacagtcattaataaaaaaagtactAATATTCAAATTAAAGTTACGATGAATGTCCCTTTCATGGCCAGTCCAAATCAATCTGGTTCTTAGATCCGGTGGCTCTTCCCATTCAGAGAGAACTTCAGTCTCAAGTCCAAGGGTAGATTTTTCACCACCGGAAACTTTGTGTCTGAACCCTGAGGGTACCAGCTCATAGATTATGGTTTTCTTAACTGAGGCTTTTGAGACAAAacaggggctgaggcccggAGAAAGGTGCAATTAATGACCGAAGTTATGTTTGCACGATTTCCCAATACTTTCTGTTTCTAAGGACTTTCAGCAAGATCCGAAATGGTGGTTGAAAGGTAATCGCTTTGAGCTTCAAAGATCCAAGCTCTGTGCTACATCGTCTTTGTACCACAGGGCTTGGGTCTCCCACCACTTGCCAAGAACACAAATTGTTTCTGCCCCTGATGGAGGACAATCTCATGGGATCTGGGTATTTTTGACTGAGGTCATTAAACCACTCATATTTCTAGAGCTCTCTCTCTATTGGTAACTCAGTGTTGTGGCAGGCTGGAGCTTTCCGCACTAATCAGGGTCTTCATCCCAGGCTTAGATCCTTCTGGGTTAATAATGCTTTCTTAAGTCCCGTATGGAGTCTAGTCTTTTTGACTGAGGTCATTAGACCACTCAGATTGATAGAGCTCCCTCTATCTGTAATTCAGTCTTGTGGCAAGCTAAACCTTTAGCACATTACTGAAATCAGTGTTTAAGCAATGTGTTAACCCCAGGTTTAGATCCTTCTTGGTTAGTACTTTTGCTCACTAAGTCTGTGATTGCATTCACAGCTTGGTTGGGCAGGTGTTTCTAGAAGTTTTAAGCAATGCGAGCAGAGGGCTGAGGCCCCACTTGCTTTAAGGCCCTTTTGGGTCTGGTCTTTTGACTGAGGTCATTAGATCACTCACTTGCAGCTCTATCTATCTGTGAATTCAGTGCTGTGGTGGACTAGTCCTTTCCACACACTGCTGAAATCCATGTTTAGGCATGGTGTTTTCACCCCAGGCTTGAAACCTTCTGGGTTAATGCTTTGTATAACCTTAAGAGCTATAAACAGTGCAAGCAGAGGGCTGAGACCCCATTTGCTTTAAGGCCTGAATGGGGTCTGGTCTTTTGACTGAGGTCATTAGACCAACCAGGTTCCTAGAGCTCTATCCCTTAGTATTTAGTGCTGTGGCAGGCTAGGCCCTTACACACACTTCATAGGCATGTTGTTTCTCCGGGTTGATTCCATCTGAGGTTGCCATCACAACTTATCCTCTATAGCCCTCTTTCTTTTTAGGCCAGAGATGGTAAAATCATCTTTCATTCTGAAGAGATGTCTTGAAGCACAGGGTTTGGTCCTGTCGCCCCTCCGAGATTGAATGATCTCTATTTGAATTTATTGATGGGCTGTGCTTTTTTACACACTTGTAAAACCAATAGTATGGGCATGGTTTTAAACCCCAGGCTCAGACCTTTTGGGTTAATCATTTTTCTTACTAGGTAGAAAAGACTGATGCTTACCTTTTACAGAGTGGTTGGGCATTTGATCAGTATGGGAGTGTGGGTATTAGCTTTTGAATAGCATCAACACCATGACGCAGCACGTCTTCCTTCAGACAATTAGAATCTGAGATTCCATGATGTAGGTGCCCTTTTATGATCTTGCTAATGTGCTATGCTTTGTCACCTGACTTCCAGTGGCCAAAAGAATTTGCTTTttttcacacatgcttcagacaccggttccaCAGGAGGCGTTCCCATAGCATCAACACCATGACGTAGGATcttgttcccttctcagggaactggGTTATATTCCTGACCTGAGATGTCTTACTGTCACTGTGCAGCCTCACCTTGTCGATGATTAAATgcattaacatgtttaataacCATCTGTGCCATCATTATATTAATTCTGAACTCCATCAGGACCAGAAAGACGTGCAGGTTTGgctgctgctttaaatgttGATTCAGATGATGAAAACCCCACAGATCCCAATATGAAGGAGGAACACAGTAGgtcctgaacacacacacacacacactgacgcacacacacacagtgtttgTTCACTGCAGTCACTGGTATAAACAGATCTTCTTCAGATGTTATTCATGTCTGCTTCATTAATGGttcctctctgtctctttcagcTGAGGAGGTTCATGACACTCAAAGTCTTTGTGACACTGAAGCGACTCCAGCAGCAGCTCGAGGTCAGAACATCTGAATTCATCTCTTATCTGACGCTGATTCTTCATCTCACTCACTGAACGTGTCTGTAATGACTTTTCTAGGTGCAATGGGCTCCAAAATCATCTCTCTGCCTAACTTTGGTGAGTTAAGATACACTTTCTTATGTTTTGTGGTTTTATTCATGCAGACACATAGATGTGAAACTATAGATGTGTTTTTTCAGTCATGGAGAGAGAAGACACAGATCAGAACGTTACCCAGAATGCCCTGCTGTTACCACTGCCAAGTAATGTTAATAGTTTCTCATTTATTCGCCTTCAAATTCATCATTATGTCAAACATAACTATTCAAATGGTTGCCATATCTGTGCTGATTATAAAGACATTATAATGCTGTTATTCTGTGTTTCAGGACGCTGCAGATCCAAGATCATTTCACTGCCAAACCTCAGTAaatgtttcagtttatttaaactaaAGATAAACAACATATTCACGCTTTCATTCATTTACACTTTAAATGTTTGCTGTTTAATTTTGGTGTCTTTTAGAATCAGAGAAACACAACTTCTCTGGTTTTAAATAGCTGTGAGTTCAAATCAAatcttgttttgttgttttcttcagCTCAAGACAGAAAGGACAGCGATGGCTCCAGTTAAAGATGTTCAGGTTGTTTTGAAGAATCAGATCTAGAGCTTTACTTCCATCATCGATGCCAAAAAATACATGGAAACCTGAACATCACAGTCATTGTGCTTGTTTCATTATAAACCCGTGGCCATTAATGTAAGGTTTTTCACAACAAGCATCAGGATGTCAAACACCAGATCAACCGTATGGACTTTTGGGTAGGCTACATCCTCGATAAACCAGCATCAGAACAATATGACAttacattcatttacatgatttgCATTAATTGTTttacttgtttgaaaatcccagTGAGCACCATCTACCTCTGGAGCAGTGTTTTTTAAACTCATGACAGTCATTGTGTATGTTTGTATTAGAAATGTGTTAATTAATCACTAGttcataaaataattgttttcaaaaggtcatttgtgaaatgaatgtgtttgtgttggtttactttcaaaagaactgcattaCAAAGTCAATAAATGATATTACACAACAAAACTGAGTTCTGCTCTTATTCAGTTCCTCTTTCTCATTTCCTGCAGTCTCTAAAAATCTCTAAAATCAagttatgttttttgaaaaaacaaagacattgCTAGTTTCTTATAATCAGCAAATAAATAACCTGTCCTTTAAAATCTGTGTCCCAGTCAATGACaaccttaaaggaacactccactttttttgaaaataggctaattttccaactcccctagtgttaaacagttgagttttaccgttttcgaatccattcagccgatctccggctctggcggaaccactttttttttagttcattgaatctgatttttgagcgagatgctaacggtctaatcagattcaatgaactatgctaagctatgctaaaagtggtaccaccagacccggagatcggctgaatggattcgaaaatggtaaaactcaactgtttaactctaggggagttggaaaatgagcgtattttcaaaaaaaagtggagtgttcctttaaaaggacaagatcgcagtGGACAttgaaacagattttttattatgaacataggactgacctgaaggaaaatgacGAGGCTGAATCCAGCTTCTTATTCGCAGCTTCTTATTGACGCTATCTGGTCCACCTTAAAAGACGCGACGCTTCCGCGTCTTTAGCTTCTTATTCACGCTCAGCTTAGGGACCGTGcggtttttctctttttcacgCTTTTTTTAAGGGATCATGATGCTTTTGTgtctattttcaaaataaacgaATGAAATGCAAATAACACCATATATAccatatatcacaatatatgaCCGAAAATagactgtaaaaatataaaggcaCATAAATTACAGTATAGGCTAATTTTCAATTATTGAACATTTCAGCTTAATGGACGTGCTTTTTTCCCCCACGCCTTTTAGGGGCCCTGTTGCTACCAGTATTGTGTCTATTTTCAGAAAAGAATAATACACTATGTCGTAAATGGCACTGAAATATAAGTGTAAAATGGCTGTAAAATTACAAAggtatataaaaagtaattgCATCATTCTTTAATGTCAtcctttaaatgcattaatgaatcaattgaataaaataattaaaacaatcttTACAAATTTCAATATCACAAGGTTGCTAGACATTATACCAGCTCCAGCTTGGATCCAGCCTGTTATGAACAAAGACGTCAGATAACCCAACACCTTTGAATAAGGACTCCAGAACATCAAACATGGATGATTATGCAACATTATCATGTTATCAGGTTGCTTCGAATGCACACTACTTTTGCTTAAATGGATTATCTTACAACTGTTATTTCTGATATCATCTCGTAACAGACTATTGTGATTTTGTAAcatagaaacatgcattttcagCTGCTCTGAATTATGTATAGTGAAAAGCATTATACAAGTGAATGCGAATTAAATTGCATTGAATCGAAAGAACTCTTGCATTGTTGGTTACTGTACCATTTTGAAGTTATGGACCCAATCTCACACTACAGTTTGAAGAGCCATCACATTGTTGAGCCATTTAGGGTTGTTAAAGTTTCACTGGTGTATTATGTccagtgtgccaaatttgagGCAACTTTGTGCCCAATTGACTGTCACTATGCAACATTATGAGCAATTTTACTGTAGCGTTATGATGTTATGATTCCATGATTCTGAGCGATATGACATAGTTACATGAGAAATTGCACTATTGGCCCAAATGGAGGCGCTATATCTCCGCTGCCTTTGAGGGTGCGTTCAAATTTTAACTGGAGCCTTATACCTAGTGCACTTGACTGTCACCATGCAACATTATGAGCAATTTTACTGTAGCGTTATGAAGTTATGATCCCATGATTCTGAGATATGACATACAGTTACATGAGAAATTGCACTATTGGCCCAAATGGAGGCGCTATTCCTCCGCTGCCTTTGAGGGTGCGTTCAAATTTGAACTTGAGCCTTATTCCCAATTAACTTGTCTGTCACCATGCAACATTATGAGcaattttactgtagcattattAAGTTATGGATCTATAAATTTGACAGATGTGACAAAAGTTACATGAGAAATTGCACTATTGGCCCAAATGGAGGCGCTATATCTCCGCTGACTTTGAGGGTGCGTTCAAATTTTAACTGGAGCCTTATTCCTAGTGCACTTGACTGTCACCATGCAACATTATGAGcaattttactgtagcattattGAGTTATGATCCCATGATTCTGAGAGATATGACATACAGTTACAAGTCAAATTCATGCGTCCATAACTTCATATTGCTACAGTAAAATTGTCCATAATTTTGCAAGGTGACAGTCAAGTGCATTGGATATGAGGCTCCAGTGCAACTTTTAACGCACCCTCAAATGTAGCTGAGATATAGCGCCTCCAATTGGGCCAATAATGCAATTTCTCCTGTAACTGTATTGTCACATTTGTCAAATTCATAGATTCATAACTTcataatgctacagtaaaaatgtctaaaaacttGCAAGGTGACAGTCAAGTACATTGGGAATAAGGCTCCTGTGCAACTTTTAATGCACCCTCAAAGGCAACTGAGATATAGCGCCTCCAGTTGGGCCAATAATGCAATTTCTCCTGTAACTTTATTGTTACTTCAAATTCATGGCTCCATAACTTcataatgctacagtaaaagtgtctaaaaatgtgcaaaGTGACAGTCAAGTGCATTGGGAATATGGCTTTCGTGCAACTTTTAACGCACCCTCAAAGGCAGCTGAGATACAGCGCCTCCAACTGGGCCAATGCAATTTCTCCTGTAACTGTATTGTCACATTTGTCAAATTCATGGGTCCATAACTTCgtaatgctacagtaaaaatgtctgaaaattTGAATAGTGTCATTCAAGTGCTTTGTGAATAAGGCCCCGGTGCAACTTTTAACGCACCCACAAAGATAGCTGAGATATGGCGCCTCCAATTGGGCCAGTGATGCAATTTGTCCTGTTAGTTTGTCACATCTGTCAAATTCATAGATCCATAACTTcataatgctacagtaaaaatgtcTGAACATGTGAATGGTGACAGGCAATTGCCCTGGAAATAAGGCCTCGGTGAAACTTTTAACGCACCCTCAACATTAGCTGAGATATAGCACCCCCAACTGGGCCAACTGTACTGTCACGCTTTGTCAATTTAAATTAGTCCATAACATCATAacgctaaaataaaaaaaaaagtctaaaaattTGAATGATGATAGTCAAGCACCCCAAATGAGCCAACAATGTAATGGCTCTCCAAATTGTAGTGTGAGATTGGGTCCATAACTTCAAAATGGTACAGTAACCAACAATCCAAGGGCTATTTCAGTTCAATGCAATTTAATTCACATTCACTTGTATAACGCTTTTCACTATACATATTTCAAAAGAAGCTTTACAGCAAATTCATGTTTCtatgtgacaaaaacacaatagtCTTCTTTTATGAGATGATATCAGAATGTACAGTTGTAAGATATACAAATTGTAGTTATTTACTTCTTTTAAGCAAAAGTAGTGTGCACGCGAAGCAATGATAACATGATCATTTTGTATAATCATCCATGTTTGATGTTCTGGAGTCCTTCATCTGCGTCttcataagaggctggatccaagcTGGAGCTGGAGCTGCTATAGTCTCTAGTTACCTTGTGATATTGAAATCTGTAATATTtgcttgaaatattttttattcaattgattcattaatgcattcaaagGATGACGTGCAAAAAGAATgatgtaattgttttttatatacctttgtaattttacagtaattttcaCTGATACTTCGCTGTTATTTACATTTCAGAATAGTTTATTATTGtctgttttgagaaaaaaaaaatataaaaagcgTGAATAAGAGAAAAACCACACGGTCCTTCAAGTTGAGCTGATGACACGTTCAATAAACAAAGAAtactataattatattttatgtgcCTTTATATTTTTGCAGCCTATTTTCGCTGATATATCAGTgttatttgcatttcaaaatagtttattttcctttaattctgaaaatagacacaaaaagcAACACAATACCTTAAAAAAGcgcgaaaaagagaaaaaccgCACTGTCCCTACGTTGAGCGTGAATAAGAAGCTACAAACGTGGAAGCGTCGCGTCTTTTAAGGTGGACCAGATAGTAGCGTCAGTAAGAAGCTGCGAATAAGAAGCTGGATTCAGCCTCgtaggaaaatgctaaatctgaatacaggtaatacactcggtcactagatatctctctcacaaaactcttctacataatgcagtaagcttcaatgaacaaaagcAAAAGAGAACAAACATGTTTTCATGGTGGTAAATAACACAATGCTGCCCACTGCTGTACAGACAGTGTCAGTGGTGCACATGTGTAGAGACTCGATTAGCCTAATcttgatttttatactgttacATGCACCTAACACCTTTTATGTAGTTATTCTCTTTCTTTATTTGCCTATTAGTGGTTTATGCATACGTAACTGTAATGTATAATTTGCATTCAAACGATTTTATCtttcttaaataataataataattttatattttttaatttatcaaaGAAAATTGCGTAATCAGGTCTACCGTTTTAAATGCAGACACGTAAAATTACGCGCACTGGTATGCggatgttttgttttaaacgtttttttttctctctctctctcttccagtCTATGGTTCAAACCAAAGCACACAAATCTGAAATGTACTCAGTCAAAGTTCTCCTCCTGATTTCCGCTATTTTGCCATCTCGGAGTGGTAAGAAAACACCATTGCCTTGCCTCCATATTTTTACTATGTGAAACGTTACATTCACCTCTAGTGGATTATATAACGCAttcaaatacagtaaatgtgtttatgaGCAAAAGAGTTGTGTTGAGAGAATGCTGAAAAGTTTGATACAGAATACATGTTTAAACCATTTATTTAACTTAAGATGTATTCTTTGGGCAGGTTATGTTTAAACtttgtttcttgttttgtttgaacAAGTTTCTTCTCTCTTCCTCATTTCAGAAATGCACTCTCTTTACTACATGTATAGCGTCATATCAAAATCTCTGATGTCTGGAGAAATGTTTGAATTCTACACCTCAGTGGAACTCAGTGACATTCAGATGAGTTTGTGTAAGAGTGTGAATAAAGCAGATTTCATGAGTCAGTTGTGTGAGGAATCTGAGAGACTCTTTAATGAAAGTGATGATCTGCATTATAAACAACAGTGGCTTCAGATCAACCTTAAAACACTGATGATGGAGCACAAGAGGAAGGAGAACAGCACACGGGACACAGGTGATTGTCTATTAACCAGCCTGGGACTGGTTTAATATTCAGAGTATTTAAATGTAGTGaaacaattttaaacattttttttccataatatttgtaataatatttaaggATGCATAATATGACAGcctttaatatatttgtttcttttttaagatttaatttttaatctaGCACTAACTTATAGCAAATTAAGTTTGATTTGAAAAAATGATTTGACCTTCCATATAGGAAAATTACTTTGACATGTAAAAAAGTTTTATGGCATGAAAAGCTAAtcacttttaatcaaatttCATTCCTCTGTTTGTAATCTTTATGAATAATATCACTGTCACATTTAGTGAATTTTATCTTCTGTGTTTCAGATCTTCATGTTCTTCAGTGGAGGCACGGCTGTGCAGTTGAACGTCACTCTAATGGTTCAGTCATGTTTCTTCAAGGCACTGATGAATACGCCTATGATGGCCAGaccttgacctttgacctctcaATGCACTGGAAGCCTTTAGTCCTTGACCATGACATCATCTGGGACAGAGAATCAGTTTCCAGCCTGGAGAGGAAATGTGTGGAAACGTTAACCAGCTTCACTGACCTTCAGCTTGAGGGAAAGTTCATCATGGAATGTGAGTTTAAATAAGATTCTTTTGAATGCATTCTTtcatgctgatttattatttgaattgtCTGTCCTGCAGCTCGTCCCGATGTTCACACTCTTGTAAAAGCGTCTGGATCATCAGTCAAGCAGCTGCTGGTGTGTTTGGCCACAGGCTTCTACCCTAAACATGTGCAGATGGAGATCAGACACAATCAGACGCCGTTACCTGATGAGCAGCTGAACTCAGATGGAATCAGACCGAACGCAGACGGATCCTTTCAGCTGATGAAGAGCCTGGAGATCCTGCCGTCTGAAAGAGCTCAGTATCAGTGTGTGGTGGAGCACCAGACTCTGACTGAAGACAGCCATAcaagtaataataaagataCTGAGATGTTCGTTTCCTGCTGAACTGACTTCATAGTTGTTTGATCGAAATTTAATCTATGGTTTCATAAGATCACTTCAGGATCAGAATGTGCTTTATTCGACAATTGATAAGGtttcctgagaaaaaaaaaaaatgtcttgtgCTCTGGCTGGCATATGCAAATCATTCTCACATTTGAAATTTCTGcaatgaagaaatgacactttgacTCTGGGTGGCAAAGTTCCAGCAACATGTAAAAAGTGTCGGTAAGACAATGTGAAGGCACGCTAAAGATTCAATTATAGATGTGCCGGTACTGCATGTCCAGTGCATACTAGCCCTCTTTGAGCACTTCATACATGTGAACATATGCATAGAGGGAAAGAATTAATTAAgtagaattaaataaaaactattgaTGTACTGAAATTTCGGCCAAAGCAGCAATTTTCGGTTTTGACTGAaaatggcctttttttttttttaaatcattgaCCGAAACAGTGACTTTTAATCAGCTCTTCTCCACTGGAGCATTTCGACCATGTCAGTGTCTATTTTGTTTAACAGTTCAACATGTCAGGTGTGTGGACACTGGAGCTGGAATGACaatattgatttctcaattttaaTTGATACCGATATGGATTCTCAAGATCAAATAtttagtctgtgctgttttcatttaaggcgtgaacaaaacttcactGAACTTTTGTAGCGCGCCTGCCATCCAGTAATCacaagctttgtgctttgtttctTCAAATTGTACTTGTACTTCAAATGCTTGTACAGAATCACAGATCCTCCGACTAGAATGACTAGTGAATtgtctgaatgttcaaaaatcGGCAAATGGTTGTTTGGTGTCCAAAGCTTAATGTCTAGTATTGTTAATGAATGTAGTAAAAGGAATCAGAATAAAATTACCTAGAACATGacaaacacactcaaaaaaaatagtaaaagtaCTGAAGAGCTTCAAACTGAAGCAGATATCAGCGCCACCATCCTAATGACCATTATCAGTGTTACATGTGATTTTGCACCAAAACTTGACaaataatggattttttttctgtgacagGTGAAGCGGCCTGTGGCTCGtggaatgtagttttttttttgcttgttttccccatcatcatcttcatcattgtCCTCACATTTAATCAACTGAGAAAATATGGTGAACCTTCAAGTGAGTATCATTTTAAGTCCCTTAAAGTCATAAATATGGACAGAAGAGGAGAATGACTGTGGGGTAATGTTTAACATTTCAGAAGAGCAGGACACACTGAAGACACCATCACTAGTGCAAATATCAGGTGAGTCTGACTCTTCTAGAAGTTAATTATTAAAGCACAACACAAGATGTCCTGAAGGAATTTCTGCTCTTGAGTAATTTAGTATTCAAAACACACTGTGATCATTTCACAGACAATAACATCACTGAGAGAGTCTAAGATTAAATCTTTATACAGATCATATTGTTTTGGATAAAAGATTCTGCTAATGCATAGATGtaaatgagatgagatgaggaGACTGACCATCTGTGTTATTATTTCATGTGATTCTGCAGCCCTTCATAAAACACAGATTGAATCAGAACTGTTGGAGCAAATAAGTGAGTCTGAATTGCAAAAAATCTGATAAATTAAAACCctctgatttaaaaatgtttggtttACTGTCACTGTACAGCCTCACTGTGTCCATGACTAGATGTTTAATAACCATCATTTTATTCATTCTGAACTCCATCAGGAGCAGAAAGATGTGCAGGTTTGGCTGATGCTTTAAATGATTCACATGATGAAAACCCCACAGATCCCAATATGGAGGAGGAACACAGTAGgtcctgaacacacacacacacacacacacacacacacacagtgtttcTTCACTGCAGTCACTGGTATAAACAGAAGCTTCTTCAGATGTTGTTCAGGTCTGTTTCTCTCCATCTCTTTCAGCTGAGGAGGTTCATGACACTCAAAGTCTCTGTGAGACTGAAGCGACTCCAGCAGCAGCTCGAGGTCAGAACATCTGAATTCATCTCTTATCTCACACTGATTCTTCATCTCACTCACTGAACGTGTCCGTAATGACTTTTCTAGGTGCAATGGGCTCCAAAATCATCTCTCTGCCTAACTTTGGTGAGTTAAAATGggtttaatagtttttatttttattctatttatagTTTTAGTCAGACAGACAGGATTGAaacttgttttgttgtttttttcagccATGGAGAGAGAAGACACTGATCAGAACACATTTACCCAGAATGCCCTGCTGTTACCACTGCCAAGTAAGATCAGTAGCTTCTcttcaaatgatttatttaaatatatatataatatattataatgctGCTATTCTGTTTTTCAGGACGCTGGAGATCTAAGGacatttcactgccaaatcttGGTAATGTTTCAAttaatttcaacaaaatataaataacaatgtcagtaatttacattttaaatgtagttttCTATTTGATATTGGTGTATTAAAAAGAACTTCTGCGGTTTTTAATAACTTtcgtttgtgtgtttttcagttTAAGACAGAAAGGACTCCAGTGACTCCACCTGCTCTCCGTTTCATCTGTAACTCCTCTTTTTCTGAGCAGATTTATGAggctttttttaaattcatgttcctcataatcttgaatcagaataaattctcctcc encodes the following:
- the LOC127501268 gene encoding hereditary hemochromatosis protein homolog isoform X2, whose protein sequence is MVQTKAHKSEMYSVKVLLLISAILPSRSEMHSLYYMYSVISKSLMSGEMFEFYTSVELSDIQMSLCKSVNKADFMSQLCEESERLFNESDDLHYKQQWLQINLKTLMMEHKRKENSTRDTDLHVLQWRHGCAVERHSNGSVMFLQGTDEYAYDGQTLTFDLSMHWKPLVLDHDIIWDRESVSSLERKCVETLTSFTDLQLEGKFIMESRPDVHTLVKASGSSVKQLLVCLATGFYPKHVQMEIRHNQTPLPDEQLNSDGIRPNADGSFQLMKSLEILPSERAQYQCVVEHQTLTEDSHTSEAACGSWNVVFFLLVFPIIIFIIVLTFNQLRKYGEPSKEQDTLKTPSLVQISALHKTQIESELLEQIRAERCAGLADALNDSHDENPTDPNMEEEHTEEVHDTQSLCETEATPAAARGAMGSKIISLPNFAMEREDTDQNTFTQNALLLPLPRRWRSKDISLPNLV
- the LOC127501268 gene encoding hereditary hemochromatosis protein homolog isoform X3 gives rise to the protein MVQTKAHKSEMYSVKVLLLISAILPSRSEMHSLYYMYSVISKSLMSGEMFEFYTSVELSDIQMSLCKSVNKADFMSQLCEESERLFNESDDLHYKQQWLQINLKTLMMEHKRKENSTRDTDLHVLQWRHGCAVERHSNGSVMFLQGTDEYAYDGQTLTFDLSMHWKPLVLDHDIIWDRESVSSLERKCVETLTSFTDLQLEGKFIMESRPDVHTLVKASGSSVKQLLVCLATGFYPKHVQMEIRHNQTPLPDEQLNSDGIRPNADGSFQLMKSLEILPSERAQYQCVVEHQTLTEDSHTSEAACGSWNVVFFLLVFPIIIFIIVLTFNQLRKYGEPSKEQDTLKTPSLVQISALHKTQIESELLEQIRAERCAGLADALNDSHDENPTDPNMEEEHTEEVHDTQSLCETEATPAAARGAMGSKIISLPNFAMEREDTDQNTVTQNGNSDGSN